In Streptomyces sclerotialus, one genomic interval encodes:
- a CDS encoding EF-hand domain-containing protein, whose amino-acid sequence MPGSEFLDKKLSRRFETYDLDDNGVVERTDFVRAAERMAQEFGHAPASPEIRTLKERLGAVWNSLAEAADKDRDGRLTESEFKNAFHTKVIADDEGFRTLYEPFIQAAMDIADTDKDGRLGLDEHVRWYKALMGIPEEHSTAAFRKLDRNEDGYVTREEILAAVREYYFSEDPDAPGNSLLGPV is encoded by the coding sequence GTGCCGGGTTCAGAATTCCTCGACAAAAAGCTGAGCCGTCGATTCGAGACCTACGACCTGGACGACAACGGGGTCGTCGAAAGGACCGACTTCGTGCGCGCCGCGGAACGTATGGCGCAGGAGTTCGGACACGCACCCGCTTCCCCGGAAATACGTACGCTCAAGGAGCGGCTCGGCGCCGTGTGGAACAGTCTCGCCGAAGCCGCCGACAAGGACCGCGACGGGCGGCTCACCGAAAGCGAGTTCAAGAACGCCTTCCACACGAAGGTCATCGCCGACGACGAGGGCTTCCGCACGCTGTACGAGCCGTTCATCCAGGCAGCGATGGACATCGCCGACACCGACAAGGACGGGAGGCTGGGCCTCGACGAGCACGTGCGCTGGTACAAGGCCCTGATGGGCATCCCCGAGGAGCACAGCACGGCCGCGTTCCGCAAGCTGGACCGGAACGAGGACGGCTACGTCACCCGGGAGGAGATCCTGGCGGCCGTCCGCGAGTACTACTTCAGCGAGGACCCCGACGCACCGGGCAACTCCCTGCTGGGCCCGGTCTGA
- the shc gene encoding squalene--hopene cyclase encodes MTTTADDASRAEDASEGAEETEEAARRAVRRATEQLLARQHTEGWWLGFAQCDMSYDAQDLFLRHFLDRTDAQVTAATGRWIRSRQSADGTWPIAPGGPGDLGITLQAYVALRLAGDRPDEDHMLRCAAWVREQGGVAAAQLTPRLWLAMLGLWSWDDLPEMPPEIIALPKWAPLNIYSFNAWIRQVLVALSIISAHRPVRPVSFGIDELLAPAGASGRPPAPGNGWEGVFRRVNDALRVGRRITPRAVRRSATHACTRWLLERQETDGSWGGVTPMTAFSVLALHLQGYALDHPALKAALDFVADSAAWPEDGVRKLETVRSPVWDTCWSVTALTDAGLPADHPSLVKAADWLLAQQATGPGDWAVRHPGLAPGGWSFEFHNTVWPDLDDTAEAVIALRRAAHPDRGRVGGAVHRAAHWTLGLQGKDGGWAGFEPGVTGFLPGKLPFFDIGDHCVDPPTADVTAHVVEMLVVLGMRDDPRTRRGVRWLLDHQEDNGAWYGRWGVNHLYGTGCVLPALVAAGVPRGHSAVRRAVTWLTSVQNEDGGWGEDWRSYSDPAYHGRGTSTPSQTAWALLALLAAGEGDGAAVRSGVRWLTERQTAAGSWEESQATGAIVPPTVAMNYENYRLVFPLMALGRYVRHRES; translated from the coding sequence ATGACGACGACAGCCGACGACGCCTCACGGGCGGAGGACGCCTCCGAAGGAGCCGAGGAGACCGAGGAGGCCGCCCGACGAGCGGTGCGGCGGGCCACGGAGCAGCTGCTGGCCCGGCAGCACACGGAGGGGTGGTGGCTGGGCTTCGCGCAGTGCGACATGAGCTATGACGCCCAGGACCTCTTCCTCCGGCATTTCCTGGACCGCACGGACGCCCAGGTGACCGCGGCGACCGGCCGGTGGATCCGTTCCCGGCAGAGCGCGGACGGCACCTGGCCCATCGCCCCCGGCGGCCCGGGCGACCTGGGGATCACCCTCCAGGCGTACGTGGCGCTCCGGCTGGCCGGGGACCGGCCGGACGAGGACCACATGCTGCGCTGCGCGGCATGGGTGCGCGAGCAGGGCGGCGTCGCGGCCGCCCAGCTGACCCCTCGCCTGTGGCTCGCCATGCTCGGCTTGTGGAGCTGGGACGACCTGCCCGAGATGCCGCCCGAGATCATCGCCCTGCCCAAATGGGCGCCGTTGAACATCTACTCCTTCAACGCCTGGATCCGCCAGGTACTCGTGGCCCTCAGCATCATCAGTGCGCACCGGCCCGTGCGGCCGGTGTCCTTCGGCATCGACGAACTCCTCGCCCCGGCCGGCGCTTCCGGGCGTCCTCCTGCGCCGGGCAACGGCTGGGAAGGCGTCTTCCGGCGCGTCAACGACGCCCTGCGCGTCGGCCGCCGGATCACTCCCCGTGCGGTCCGCCGGTCCGCGACGCATGCGTGCACCCGCTGGCTCCTCGAACGCCAGGAGACGGACGGCAGCTGGGGAGGTGTCACGCCGATGACCGCTTTCTCGGTGCTCGCCCTGCACCTTCAGGGTTACGCGCTGGACCATCCGGCGCTCAAGGCCGCCCTGGATTTCGTGGCGGACAGCGCGGCCTGGCCCGAGGACGGCGTACGGAAGCTGGAGACCGTCCGCAGTCCCGTGTGGGACACCTGCTGGTCCGTCACCGCCCTCACCGACGCCGGTCTGCCGGCCGACCACCCCTCGCTGGTCAAGGCCGCCGACTGGCTGCTCGCCCAACAGGCCACCGGGCCCGGTGACTGGGCCGTGCGGCACCCCGGCCTCGCCCCCGGCGGCTGGTCCTTCGAGTTCCACAACACGGTCTGGCCCGACCTGGACGACACGGCCGAGGCGGTCATCGCGCTGCGCCGTGCCGCCCACCCGGACCGGGGCCGCGTCGGCGGTGCGGTGCACCGGGCGGCGCACTGGACCCTCGGCCTGCAGGGCAAGGACGGTGGCTGGGCGGGCTTCGAACCCGGCGTCACCGGCTTCCTCCCCGGCAAGCTGCCCTTCTTCGACATCGGCGACCACTGCGTCGACCCGCCCACGGCCGACGTCACCGCGCACGTGGTGGAGATGCTGGTCGTCCTCGGGATGCGGGACGATCCCCGCACCCGGCGCGGCGTCCGCTGGCTGCTCGACCACCAGGAGGACAACGGTGCGTGGTACGGCCGCTGGGGCGTCAACCACCTCTACGGCACCGGCTGCGTCCTCCCGGCCCTCGTCGCCGCCGGGGTCCCCCGCGGCCACTCCGCCGTCCGGCGCGCCGTCACGTGGCTGACGTCCGTACAGAACGAGGACGGCGGCTGGGGCGAGGACTGGCGCTCGTACAGCGACCCGGCGTACCACGGCCGCGGTACCTCCACCCCCTCGCAGACCGCCTGGGCGCTGCTCGCCCTGCTCGCCGCGGGGGAAGGCGACGGTGCTGCGGTCCGGTCCGGGGTGCGCTGGCTGACCGAGCGGCAGACGGCTGCCGGCTCCTGGGAGGAGTCGCAGGCCACCGGTGCCATCGTGCCTCCGACGGTGGCCATGAACTACGAGAACTACCGGCTCGTCTTCCCCCTCATGGCCCTGGGCCGCTACGTCCGGCACCGAGAGTCCTGA
- a CDS encoding Na(+)/H(+) antiporter subunit B, with amino-acid sequence MADLLIALALLLVAAAATAAVAVREPARQALALSLLGLTLTLLFTVLQAPDVALSQLAVGSALTPLLILLSVRKARRRSLDQVRAEQEAEDGR; translated from the coding sequence ATGGCTGACCTGCTCATCGCCCTCGCACTGCTGCTCGTCGCCGCGGCCGCCACCGCAGCCGTCGCGGTCCGCGAACCCGCCCGCCAGGCACTCGCCCTCTCCCTCCTCGGCCTCACCCTCACCCTCCTCTTCACCGTCCTCCAGGCCCCCGACGTCGCCCTCTCCCAGCTCGCCGTCGGCTCCGCCCTCACCCCCCTGCTCATCCTGCTGTCCGTACGCAAGGCCCGCCGCCGCTCCCTGGACCAGGTACGCGCCGAACAGGAAGCGGAGGACGGCCGATGA
- a CDS encoding CocE/NonD family hydrolase: MQYVSDLPHATKQEHHVAIPMPDGTRLSAHIWRPVTSDGEPVPAIVEYIPYRKRDLTSVRDSIHHPYLAGHGYACVRVDLRGTGDSEGVLLDEYLEQEQADAEEVLAWIADQPWCDGNTGMMGISWGAFAALQVAARQPASLRAIVIASFTDDRYSDDMHYMGGTLLSDNLGEAGTMFAYATCPPDPAVVGDRWRDMWHERMEATRPWALEWLRHQRRDDYWKHASVCEDYDSVKVPVLASSGWADGYSNAVCRLLSNLDVPRRGLIGPWSHKFPHLGEPGPAIGYLQEVVRWWDHWLKGADNGAMDGPMLRTWMQDSMPPSTSYEERPGRWVGEPVWPSPRIERRVHPLTRHRIGPPDETVREDQPRDEERDDAVRGDALTVESPLSVGQFAGKWASYNAPPDLPYDQREEDGGSLVFDSPPLTEPLEILGTATVELEVSVSEPVAMVAARLSDVAPDGSATRVTYGLLNFTRRDGTGVPEPLEPGRRYRATVQLNCTAQAFPAGHRLRLSLSTSYWPLAWPPPRPVRLTVYEGTSALALPVRPNDVPDDVPDPAFGEPEGTEPLPTTQLLPVEQRWDVKRDLVNYHNALEIVKDAGLVRYEEADIDVGRRAYERYTSVADDFTSVRGETTWTMRFRRGDWDVRVVTHQALWSSEDCFCIDATLDGYEGDRRVFSRTWNETVPRDHL; encoded by the coding sequence ATGCAGTACGTGAGCGACCTGCCCCACGCGACCAAGCAAGAACACCACGTCGCGATCCCGATGCCCGACGGCACCCGGCTCTCCGCGCACATCTGGCGTCCCGTCACCTCCGACGGGGAGCCGGTGCCGGCGATCGTGGAGTACATCCCGTACCGCAAGCGGGACCTGACCTCCGTACGCGACTCCATCCACCACCCCTACCTCGCCGGCCACGGCTACGCCTGCGTCCGCGTCGACCTGCGCGGCACCGGCGACTCCGAAGGCGTCCTGCTGGACGAGTACCTGGAACAGGAACAGGCCGACGCCGAAGAAGTGCTCGCCTGGATCGCCGACCAGCCCTGGTGCGACGGCAACACCGGCATGATGGGCATCTCCTGGGGCGCCTTCGCCGCGCTCCAGGTCGCCGCCCGGCAGCCCGCGAGCCTGCGCGCCATCGTCATCGCGTCCTTCACCGACGACCGGTACAGCGACGACATGCACTACATGGGCGGCACCCTGCTCTCGGACAACCTCGGCGAGGCCGGCACCATGTTCGCCTACGCCACCTGCCCGCCCGACCCCGCGGTCGTCGGCGACCGCTGGCGCGACATGTGGCACGAACGCATGGAAGCCACCCGCCCCTGGGCCCTGGAATGGCTGCGCCACCAGCGCCGCGACGACTACTGGAAGCACGCCTCCGTCTGCGAGGACTACGACTCCGTCAAGGTGCCCGTACTGGCCTCCAGCGGCTGGGCCGACGGCTACTCCAACGCCGTCTGCCGCCTGCTCAGCAACCTCGACGTACCGCGCAGGGGACTCATCGGCCCCTGGTCGCACAAGTTCCCCCACCTCGGCGAACCCGGCCCCGCCATCGGCTACCTCCAGGAAGTCGTGCGCTGGTGGGACCACTGGCTCAAGGGCGCCGACAACGGAGCCATGGACGGCCCCATGCTCCGCACCTGGATGCAGGACAGCATGCCGCCCTCCACCTCCTACGAGGAACGCCCCGGCCGCTGGGTCGGCGAACCCGTCTGGCCCTCCCCGCGCATCGAGCGCCGCGTGCACCCCCTCACCCGGCACCGCATCGGCCCGCCCGACGAGACGGTCAGGGAGGACCAGCCCCGGGACGAGGAACGCGACGACGCCGTGCGCGGCGACGCCCTCACCGTCGAGTCCCCCCTCTCCGTCGGCCAGTTCGCCGGCAAGTGGGCCTCCTACAACGCACCCCCGGACCTGCCGTACGACCAGCGCGAAGAGGACGGCGGCTCGCTCGTCTTCGACAGCCCCCCGCTCACCGAACCGCTGGAGATCCTCGGCACCGCCACCGTCGAACTGGAGGTCTCCGTCTCCGAACCGGTCGCCATGGTCGCCGCCCGGCTCTCCGACGTGGCCCCCGACGGCAGCGCCACCCGCGTCACCTACGGCCTGCTGAACTTCACCCGGCGGGACGGCACCGGCGTACCCGAACCCCTCGAACCCGGCCGCCGCTACCGCGCCACCGTCCAGCTCAACTGCACGGCACAGGCGTTCCCCGCCGGCCACCGGCTCCGCCTCTCCCTGTCCACCTCCTACTGGCCGCTGGCCTGGCCGCCGCCCCGCCCCGTCCGGCTCACCGTCTACGAAGGCACCAGCGCCCTCGCCCTGCCGGTACGCCCCAACGACGTACCCGACGACGTGCCCGACCCCGCCTTCGGCGAGCCCGAAGGCACCGAGCCGCTCCCCACCACCCAGCTGCTCCCCGTCGAACAGCGCTGGGACGTCAAACGCGACCTGGTCAACTACCACAACGCCCTGGAGATCGTGAAGGACGCCGGCCTCGTACGCTACGAGGAGGCCGACATCGACGTCGGCCGCCGCGCGTACGAGCGGTACACCTCCGTCGCCGACGACTTCACCTCCGTACGCGGCGAGACGACCTGGACCATGCGCTTCCGGCGCGGTGACTGGGACGTACGCGTCGTCACCCACCAGGCCCTCTGGTCCAGCGAGGACTGCTTCTGCATCGACGCCACCCTCGACGGCTACGAAGGCGACCGCCGGGTCTTCTCCCGCACCTGGAACGAGACAGTCCCGCGCGACCACCTGTGA
- a CDS encoding ABC transporter ATP-binding protein has protein sequence MRAEDTQRPSRLRLSGVWKAYGRRHVLRGADLDVPAGTLTGVVGENGAGKSTLLRIAVGQLTPDRGTVLRTGAVGYCPQRAVLNDSFTVGQHLRLFQVAHRLPTLDRARELMDLLALTDCRRQRTGELSGGTRQKLNLLLALMHDPQLLVLDEPYQGFDWDTHQRFWALAAGLRDQGRSIVVVSHLLHDLHRFDAVGHLRDGRLDLEELVR, from the coding sequence GTGCGGGCAGAGGACACACAACGGCCGTCACGGCTGCGGCTCAGCGGGGTGTGGAAGGCGTACGGCCGCAGGCACGTGCTGCGCGGCGCCGACCTCGACGTGCCGGCGGGGACGCTGACCGGAGTCGTCGGCGAGAACGGCGCGGGCAAGAGCACGCTGCTCCGGATCGCCGTGGGTCAGCTGACACCCGACCGCGGCACGGTCCTACGGACCGGTGCGGTGGGGTACTGCCCGCAACGCGCCGTGCTGAACGACTCGTTCACCGTCGGACAGCACCTGCGGCTCTTCCAGGTGGCCCACCGGCTGCCGACGCTGGACCGCGCCCGCGAGCTGATGGACCTCCTCGCGCTGACCGACTGCCGGCGACAGCGCACCGGCGAGCTGAGCGGCGGGACGCGGCAGAAGCTCAACCTGCTGCTCGCCCTGATGCACGACCCGCAGCTGCTGGTGCTGGACGAGCCCTACCAGGGCTTCGACTGGGACACCCACCAGCGCTTCTGGGCCCTGGCCGCCGGGCTGCGCGACCAGGGACGGTCGATCGTCGTGGTCTCGCACCTGCTGCACGACCTGCACCGCTTCGACGCGGTCGGCCATCTGCGCGACGGCCGTCTCGACCTCGAGGAGCTCGTCCGATGA
- a CDS encoding ATP-grasp domain-containing protein has product MSRKNIFVVGLDEGNLAELRAIPDAAEYAFHGLLTPEELQEGEVSVPELLEKAYGILDAFEGSIDAIVTYWDFPASTLVPILGERYGTRHTSLESIVKCEHKYWSRLEQQKVIDEHPRFGQVDLTAERPEPPEGVRFPMWLKPALSYSSELAYGVKDEQEFQEAVEKIRQGISRVGRPFEYILDQLDLPPEMAGVGGQVCLAEEAIAGIQVAVEGYVLDGEVTVYGTLDSVNYPDSSSFLRHQYPSTLPPDVVQRLRTASERVMRQIGMETATFSIEFFYDPHTDQINLLEINPRHSQSHAQIFHYVDGTPNHHIMVALALGKDPRLTQDAGRYEMGAKWYYRWFTDAVVKNVPTPEDIERIEQEIPGVRIEMVPEPGKRLSDSPQQDSYSCELAHIFTGADSVDEMTEKYNRAVAALNHHFEGTPPPEATGR; this is encoded by the coding sequence TTGAGTAGGAAGAATATCTTTGTCGTCGGTCTGGACGAGGGAAACCTGGCGGAACTGCGCGCCATTCCCGACGCCGCGGAATACGCTTTCCACGGACTGCTCACCCCCGAAGAACTGCAGGAGGGGGAGGTGTCCGTGCCGGAGCTGCTGGAAAAGGCGTACGGAATCCTGGACGCCTTCGAGGGCAGCATCGACGCCATCGTGACCTACTGGGACTTCCCCGCCAGCACCCTCGTGCCGATTCTCGGCGAGCGGTACGGCACCCGGCACACCAGCCTGGAATCCATCGTCAAGTGCGAGCACAAGTACTGGAGCCGGCTGGAACAGCAGAAGGTCATCGACGAACACCCCCGCTTCGGCCAGGTGGACCTCACCGCCGAGCGTCCCGAGCCGCCGGAGGGCGTACGGTTCCCGATGTGGCTCAAGCCCGCCCTGTCCTACTCCTCCGAGCTCGCCTACGGCGTCAAGGACGAGCAGGAATTCCAGGAGGCGGTGGAGAAGATCCGGCAGGGCATCAGCCGGGTCGGGCGGCCCTTCGAATACATTCTGGACCAGCTCGACCTGCCGCCGGAAATGGCCGGCGTAGGCGGTCAGGTCTGCCTGGCCGAAGAGGCCATTGCCGGAATCCAGGTCGCCGTGGAGGGCTACGTCCTCGACGGCGAGGTCACCGTCTACGGAACGCTGGACTCCGTCAATTACCCCGACAGCTCCAGCTTCCTCCGCCACCAGTACCCCTCCACACTGCCGCCGGACGTCGTACAGCGGCTGCGGACCGCCAGTGAACGGGTCATGCGCCAGATCGGCATGGAAACCGCGACCTTCAGCATCGAATTCTTCTACGACCCGCACACCGATCAGATCAACCTGCTGGAGATCAACCCCCGGCACTCGCAGTCGCACGCCCAGATCTTCCACTACGTCGACGGCACACCGAACCACCACATCATGGTCGCCCTGGCCCTCGGCAAGGACCCACGGCTGACGCAGGACGCGGGCCGGTACGAGATGGGCGCCAAGTGGTACTACCGCTGGTTCACCGACGCGGTGGTCAAGAACGTGCCCACCCCCGAGGACATCGAGCGCATCGAGCAGGAGATCCCCGGCGTCCGCATCGAGATGGTGCCGGAACCGGGCAAGCGCCTCTCCGACAGCCCGCAGCAGGACAGCTACAGCTGCGAACTGGCACACATCTTCACCGGCGCCGACAGCGTGGACGAGATGACGGAGAAGTACAACCGAGCCGTGGCGGCCCTGAACCACCACTTCGAGGGCACCCCGCCGCCGGAGGCCACCGGCCGCTGA
- a CDS encoding MrpF/PhaF family protein, protein MNGWLAAAAALMTLGLAPVLWCVATGPLRRRVAAQNTGTLLVCLVLLLLARGYDRPPYTDLALVVALLGPVGTLVYARLLGPEMGDDPPQSPLTAAFALTATAAVLLPLCVAEGPGRSLAKLLVIGALLAGGNIISAKALAGARPKEPDDHG, encoded by the coding sequence GTGAACGGCTGGCTCGCGGCCGCCGCCGCACTCATGACGCTCGGCCTCGCCCCCGTCCTGTGGTGCGTCGCCACCGGACCACTGCGCCGCCGCGTCGCCGCGCAGAACACCGGCACCCTCCTCGTCTGCCTCGTCCTCCTGCTGCTCGCCCGCGGCTACGACCGGCCCCCCTACACCGACCTGGCCCTGGTCGTCGCCCTCCTCGGCCCCGTCGGCACCCTCGTCTACGCCCGGCTCCTCGGCCCCGAAATGGGCGACGACCCACCACAGAGCCCCCTCACCGCAGCCTTCGCGCTCACCGCCACCGCCGCCGTCCTACTGCCCCTCTGCGTCGCCGAAGGCCCCGGCCGCTCCCTGGCCAAACTCCTCGTCATCGGCGCCCTCCTGGCCGGCGGCAACATCATCTCCGCCAAAGCCCTGGCCGGCGCCCGCCCGAAGGAGCCGGACGACCATGGCTGA
- a CDS encoding aldo/keto reductase family protein has translation MEYRRLGRSGLTISEIAYGNWLTHGSQVEQDAATACIRAALDAGITTFDTADVYAETRAESVLGTALQGERREGLEIFTKVYFPTGTGRNDRGLGRKHIMESIDGSLRRLRTDYVDLYQAHRYDHSTPLEETMEAFADVVRSGKAHYIGVSEWTADQLRAGHALARELKVPFISNQPQYSALWRVIEPEVVPASEELGIGQVVWSPIAQGVLTGKYLPGAPLPAGTRATDEKGGATFVARWLRDEVLERVQQLRPLAEEAGLSLAQLAVAWVLQNRNVSAAIIGASRPEQVAENVQAAGVRLEPGLLKAMEEILAPVAIQDPALTAGNPANDG, from the coding sequence GTGGAATACCGCCGCCTGGGCCGTAGTGGCCTGACCATCAGCGAGATCGCGTACGGGAACTGGCTCACGCACGGCTCGCAGGTGGAGCAGGACGCGGCCACCGCGTGCATCCGTGCCGCACTGGACGCGGGCATCACCACCTTCGACACCGCCGACGTCTACGCCGAGACGCGGGCCGAGTCGGTGCTGGGCACCGCGCTCCAGGGCGAGCGGCGCGAGGGGCTGGAGATCTTCACCAAGGTCTACTTCCCGACCGGCACCGGCCGGAACGACCGGGGCCTGGGCCGCAAGCACATCATGGAGTCCATCGACGGGTCGCTGCGCCGCCTGCGCACCGACTACGTCGACCTGTACCAGGCGCACCGGTACGACCACTCCACGCCGCTGGAGGAGACCATGGAGGCCTTCGCCGACGTGGTCCGGTCCGGCAAGGCGCACTACATCGGTGTGTCGGAGTGGACCGCCGACCAGCTGCGCGCCGGGCATGCCCTGGCCCGCGAGCTGAAGGTCCCGTTCATCTCCAACCAGCCGCAGTACTCGGCGCTGTGGCGGGTGATCGAGCCGGAGGTGGTGCCGGCGAGCGAGGAGCTGGGCATCGGCCAGGTCGTCTGGTCGCCGATCGCGCAGGGCGTGCTGACCGGCAAGTACCTGCCGGGCGCACCGCTGCCGGCCGGGACCCGGGCTACCGACGAGAAGGGCGGCGCCACCTTCGTCGCGCGCTGGCTGCGGGACGAGGTGCTGGAGCGCGTCCAGCAGCTGCGGCCGCTCGCCGAGGAGGCGGGGCTCTCGCTCGCCCAGCTGGCCGTGGCGTGGGTGCTGCAGAACCGCAACGTCTCCGCCGCCATCATCGGCGCCTCCCGGCCCGAGCAGGTCGCGGAGAACGTGCAGGCGGCCGGGGTGCGGCTGGAGCCCGGGCTGCTCAAGGCCATGGAGGAGATCCTGGCCCCGGTGGCGATCCAGGACCCGGCGCTGACCGCGGGCAACCCCGCCAACGACGGCTGA